A genomic stretch from Hydrogenimonas urashimensis includes:
- a CDS encoding dipeptide epimerase, with the protein MILADYRLTTVHIPLEKPFVTALRRVETATALRLELVSAEGWIGVGEAPPTVAITGESLEDIAHTLEARLLPQLLHRNLSTIDEAQEILHAARAGHTSAKAAADIALYNLFAQKEGMPLHAFLGGKRRPVKTVVTISLDTPKAMRRDALAAYARGYDLLKIKVGEKDGKDIARVRAIREVLPGATLLVDANQAWSERATLEFIEASHALDIELIEQPLPAHDLARMRRITACSPIPILADEAAFTLEDVRRVMETEAAHMVNVKLMKCGGIHKAKEILQWCRSHEVPVMLGSMLETPASIEASLHLAATFTDVIRYADLDSPLLYKEIPRRCNIRAEKNLLRLE; encoded by the coding sequence ATGATTCTGGCCGATTACAGATTAACGACTGTTCATATTCCACTCGAAAAGCCCTTCGTGACGGCACTTCGGCGTGTCGAAACCGCCACGGCACTCCGCCTGGAACTGGTCTCTGCCGAGGGATGGATCGGTGTGGGCGAAGCGCCGCCCACCGTCGCCATCACCGGCGAATCGCTGGAAGATATCGCCCATACGCTCGAGGCCCGGCTCCTGCCGCAGCTGCTGCACCGAAACCTCTCAACCATCGACGAGGCGCAAGAGATTCTCCATGCCGCCCGCGCCGGTCACACCAGCGCGAAAGCGGCCGCGGACATCGCGCTCTACAATCTTTTCGCCCAAAAGGAGGGCATGCCTCTTCATGCGTTTCTGGGAGGCAAGAGGCGACCGGTAAAAACCGTCGTGACCATCAGTCTTGACACACCCAAGGCCATGCGCCGCGACGCCCTGGCCGCCTACGCCCGCGGCTACGACCTGCTGAAGATCAAAGTGGGAGAAAAAGACGGCAAAGACATCGCGCGCGTCCGCGCCATACGCGAAGTCCTTCCCGGCGCCACACTGCTTGTCGACGCCAATCAGGCCTGGAGCGAAAGGGCAACCCTCGAATTCATCGAAGCGAGCCATGCTCTTGACATCGAGCTGATCGAACAGCCCCTTCCCGCCCATGACCTTGCTAGAATGCGCCGTATCACCGCCTGCAGCCCCATTCCGATACTCGCCGACGAAGCGGCCTTCACCCTGGAGGATGTCCGGCGCGTCATGGAGACGGAAGCGGCCCATATGGTCAACGTCAAACTGATGAAATGCGGCGGCATCCACAAGGCAAAAGAGATACTGCAGTGGTGCCGAAGCCATGAGGTTCCCGTCATGCTTGGCTCGATGCTCGAAACGCCCGCATCCATCGAAGCGTCGCTCCATCTGGCAGCGACCTTCACCGATGTCATACGCTACGCCGACTTGGACAGTCCATTGCTCTACAAAGAGATTCCAAGGCGCTGCAACATCCGGGCAGAAAAAAATCTACTCCGTTTGGAGTGA
- a CDS encoding DUF819 domain-containing protein: protein MIDSPLLYLLSVALIASVFGIAERIEKTRFLFDYLPAVVLIYATAMVAAQLGVWEKTDALTAVYKTAKNNLLPAMLFLMLLSVDLRRFAQLGPRLIAAYTAATLSIMIAFLAVFLLFGFGKEEAGLFAALAGSWMGGTANMLAVGSAMHVGETMMGYALVVDAVCYTFWVMLLLAVVPLANRFARWSGATQTTSTHAELGCACTIGPRRYWLLLGSALIVALLSQWLGARLPWLGQATWSVLIATFLGVAGSYTPLARLNGAQELAGTMLLLLVALIGSRAQFAHFGEIPRYVAAGFAILALHGSLLLLAAKRFRLDLFAIGVASLANIGGVASAPILASAYHRTLVGVAVLMAVTGYLVGTFGGLAVGYALQWLAA from the coding sequence ATGATCGACTCGCCGCTTCTATATCTTCTCTCCGTCGCCCTTATCGCCAGCGTTTTCGGCATCGCCGAGAGGATCGAGAAAACCCGCTTCCTCTTCGATTATCTACCTGCCGTCGTCCTCATCTACGCTACCGCGATGGTCGCGGCGCAGTTGGGGGTGTGGGAGAAGACCGATGCTCTCACCGCCGTCTACAAAACCGCCAAAAACAATCTGCTTCCCGCCATGCTCTTTTTGATGCTGCTTTCTGTGGACCTGCGCCGTTTCGCACAACTGGGGCCCAGGCTTATCGCGGCCTACACCGCGGCGACCCTCTCGATCATGATCGCTTTTTTGGCGGTTTTTCTTCTCTTCGGCTTCGGCAAAGAGGAGGCGGGGCTCTTTGCGGCACTGGCGGGAAGCTGGATGGGCGGCACCGCCAATATGCTGGCCGTGGGAAGCGCCATGCATGTCGGCGAAACGATGATGGGGTACGCCCTCGTCGTCGATGCCGTCTGCTACACTTTCTGGGTCATGCTTCTGCTGGCTGTGGTTCCGCTGGCCAATCGTTTCGCCCGCTGGTCCGGCGCCACGCAGACAACGTCAACACACGCAGAACTCGGGTGCGCCTGCACCATCGGGCCGCGCCGCTACTGGCTGCTGCTAGGAAGCGCTTTGATCGTCGCCCTCCTCTCCCAATGGCTCGGCGCCCGTCTCCCGTGGCTGGGGCAGGCCACCTGGAGCGTGCTGATCGCCACTTTTTTGGGTGTCGCGGGCTCCTACACGCCTCTGGCGCGCCTCAACGGCGCCCAGGAGCTCGCCGGAACGATGCTTCTGCTGCTGGTGGCGCTCATCGGCTCCAGGGCCCAGTTCGCCCACTTCGGGGAGATCCCACGGTATGTGGCGGCAGGATTTGCCATCCTGGCACTTCACGGATCGCTGCTCCTTTTGGCGGCCAAACGGTTCAGGCTCGACCTTTTCGCCATCGGCGTCGCCTCCCTGGCCAATATCGGCGGCGTCGCTTCCGCCCCCATTCTCGCCTCGGCCTACCATCGCACCCTGGTCGGCGTCGCCGTCTTGATGGCGGTGACAGGCTACCTCGTCGGTACCTTTGGGGGCCTGGCGGTAGGCTACGCGCTTCAATGGCTGGCCGCATGA
- a CDS encoding N-acetylmuramoyl-L-alanine amidase, producing the protein MAKIFLLASCFLLPLFALEIIDKPIDFGPNRIVLTRQYIKQHYGIDTQTIRIVPRMIVIHYTAIPTLDKSWKAFKPQTLPGNRADIARASALNVSAHYLVDRNGTIYRLMPETRMARHVIGLNHCAIGIENVGSDDLTPAQLEANRRLIEYLMRKYPTIRYLIGHYEYRHFEGSPLWLEKDAGYRTQKSDPGRSFMEKLRTRFPSLKNRP; encoded by the coding sequence ATGGCGAAAATTTTCCTGCTGGCGTCATGTTTTCTCCTTCCCCTTTTCGCCCTTGAAATCATCGACAAACCCATCGATTTCGGCCCCAACCGCATCGTTTTGACCCGGCAGTACATCAAACAGCACTACGGCATCGATACCCAAACCATTCGGATTGTGCCCCGAATGATCGTCATCCACTACACCGCCATCCCCACTCTCGACAAATCATGGAAAGCTTTCAAGCCTCAAACGCTGCCGGGCAACCGCGCCGACATCGCCCGCGCTTCGGCTCTCAACGTCTCGGCCCACTACCTTGTCGACCGAAACGGCACCATCTACCGCCTGATGCCCGAGACCCGGATGGCCCGCCACGTCATCGGCCTCAACCACTGCGCCATCGGCATCGAAAACGTCGGAAGCGACGATTTGACCCCCGCCCAGCTGGAAGCGAACCGCCGACTCATCGAATACCTGATGCGCAAATACCCAACCATCCGCTACCTCATCGGCCATTACGAGTATCGCCATTTCGAAGGCTCTCCCCTCTGGCTGGAGAAAGATGCCGGGTATCGCACACAAAAAAGCGACCCCGGACGCTCTTTCATGGAAAAACTCCGCACCCGTTTTCCTTCGCTCAAAAACCGTCCATGA
- a CDS encoding YifB family Mg chelatase-like AAA ATPase produces the protein MKHLRSATLDGLDAKPVDVEATFTKGLPAFGIVGLGSTSIQESKERVKSALLTNGFSFPPLKITVNLSPSDLQKSGSHMDLAIALVIALQNDETEAEELFVFGELGLDGTLKDTRSIFPIILSLKNRNLVTKAMVPKASLEKLSLIPGIDYIGVTNLPEAIAVFKHEIPPQTVQATSIEGETLEIGEQTYYILKEYPEDFREVKGQEVAKRAALIAAAGMHNLLMEGSPGCGKSMIAKRLRHILPPMSLEEILQSNQYALLGDEEPSFRPVRPFRSPHHSASKPSVFGGGSARARIGEVALSNGGILFFDEFPHFQKSILEALREPLQDHRVLISRVNNKVEYATRFMFVAAQNPCPCGNLLSRTHPCRCSDIEIKRYKQRLSDPLLDRIDIYVQMQESDPQDKPSVDSATLHEQVIEAFRRQKSRGQKHLNGKLDEQEIETYCNLDTEAQTVLLKAIHSFGLSHRAVANVKKVARTIADLDGADTIQKPHILEALSLRRRG, from the coding sequence GTGAAGCATCTACGTTCCGCAACCCTCGACGGTCTTGATGCCAAACCGGTCGATGTGGAAGCGACCTTCACCAAGGGGCTTCCGGCCTTCGGCATCGTAGGCCTCGGGAGCACCTCGATCCAGGAGTCGAAAGAGAGGGTCAAGTCGGCCCTGCTAACCAACGGTTTCTCCTTTCCTCCGCTTAAAATCACGGTCAACCTGAGCCCTTCGGACCTTCAAAAAAGCGGCAGCCACATGGACCTGGCCATCGCCCTGGTCATCGCCTTGCAAAACGATGAGACCGAAGCGGAAGAGCTTTTCGTTTTCGGCGAACTGGGTCTGGACGGAACGCTCAAAGATACCCGCTCCATCTTTCCCATCATCCTCTCTCTTAAAAATCGGAACCTCGTAACAAAGGCGATGGTCCCCAAAGCCTCTTTGGAGAAACTCTCGCTGATCCCGGGCATCGACTACATCGGAGTCACAAATCTGCCCGAGGCGATCGCCGTTTTCAAACACGAAATCCCGCCCCAAACCGTCCAGGCGACATCCATCGAGGGAGAAACGCTTGAGATCGGAGAGCAAACCTACTATATCCTCAAAGAGTACCCGGAAGATTTCCGGGAGGTGAAGGGCCAGGAGGTCGCCAAGCGGGCCGCCCTCATAGCAGCCGCCGGGATGCACAACCTTCTCATGGAAGGAAGCCCCGGATGCGGCAAGAGCATGATCGCCAAGCGCCTGCGCCACATCCTCCCTCCCATGTCCCTCGAAGAGATCCTGCAGTCCAACCAGTACGCCCTGCTCGGCGACGAAGAGCCATCCTTCAGACCCGTCCGCCCTTTCCGTTCCCCCCACCATTCGGCCAGCAAACCGAGTGTGTTCGGTGGCGGTTCGGCCCGGGCCCGCATCGGGGAGGTGGCATTGTCAAACGGCGGCATTCTCTTCTTCGATGAATTCCCCCACTTTCAAAAATCGATTCTCGAAGCGCTTCGGGAGCCGCTGCAGGACCACCGGGTGCTCATTTCCCGGGTCAACAACAAAGTGGAATACGCCACCCGTTTCATGTTCGTCGCCGCCCAGAATCCCTGCCCCTGCGGCAACCTGCTCAGTCGCACGCATCCCTGCCGGTGCAGCGACATCGAAATCAAGCGCTACAAACAGCGCCTCTCCGACCCGCTGCTGGACCGCATCGACATCTACGTCCAGATGCAAGAGAGCGACCCCCAGGACAAACCCTCCGTCGACTCAGCCACCCTGCATGAACAGGTCATCGAAGCCTTCAGGCGGCAAAAATCCCGTGGGCAGAAGCATCTCAACGGCAAACTGGATGAACAAGAAATCGAAACCTACTGCAATCTCGACACCGAGGCACAGACGGTGCTCTTAAAAGCCATCCACAGTTTCGGCCTCAGTCACCGCGCCGTCGCCAACGTTAAAAAGGTGGCCCGCACCATCGCCGACCTAGACGGCGCCGACACGATACAAAAACCCCATATTCTCGAAGCGCTGAGCCTGCGAAGAAGGGGGTGA
- the def gene encoding peptide deformylase translates to MKRQILVYPDKRLKQQSHPVTEFDHRLHELLDDMNETMSASNGIGLAAIQVGEPIRALLINLPDEEGNQYPENLIEAINPVILEKRGSTTYTEGCLSVPEYYDDVERAEWIRVEFQDRHGEKHEIETDGLLAIAFQHEMDHLDGHLFIEKLSFLKRKKFEKEWKKKLKELKEKAG, encoded by the coding sequence ATGAAACGTCAGATCCTGGTCTATCCCGACAAACGCCTGAAGCAGCAGAGCCACCCGGTAACCGAGTTCGACCACAGACTCCACGAACTGCTCGACGACATGAACGAAACGATGAGCGCCAGCAACGGCATCGGTCTTGCCGCCATCCAGGTCGGCGAACCCATCCGCGCCCTGCTTATCAACCTCCCCGACGAAGAGGGGAACCAGTACCCCGAAAATCTGATCGAAGCGATCAATCCGGTCATTTTGGAAAAACGGGGAAGCACCACCTACACCGAAGGGTGCCTCAGTGTTCCCGAATATTATGACGATGTGGAACGGGCCGAATGGATCCGTGTCGAATTCCAGGACCGTCACGGCGAGAAACATGAGATCGAAACCGACGGCCTGCTGGCCATCGCCTTCCAGCACGAGATGGACCACCTCGACGGTCACCTCTTCATCGAAAAGCTCTCTTTCCTCAAACGCAAGAAGTTTGAAAAAGAGTGGAAAAAGAAGCTCAAAGAACTCAAAGAGAAGGCGGGGTGA
- a CDS encoding GGDEF domain-containing protein: protein MERGGRYRTHDLDEPTSDLEKYAREVMNAMIREGIPPTPSNFDAWFDKLLDNKPVPFRKRILKLLELEDGDDDNQGILEQHLKEAFSNIKKFLQHINLLYKNLRHLETVVEKRSFEADAIADQSAMTNLLEAMKKDIRTMTSIIKKDASELKEIYTATTDLVQDVQEHAIYDDRYGVYKKNYLLRKMAQEEKLIKEFHHESTLMLVRTNEEVVSRLKSPKIQQLVLRTVARLLLKTSRRSDTIAHYEAGVFAILMKHTSLENARLAADRLKDLVSNTNFFVGDEEIMLDVDIGIARIDLDRSTEQTIVCALEALDIAKKVDESCGICPQDVEI, encoded by the coding sequence GATGATCCGCGAGGGTATTCCGCCCACTCCCTCCAATTTCGATGCCTGGTTCGACAAACTTCTCGACAACAAGCCGGTGCCGTTTCGCAAACGAATCCTCAAACTTCTGGAGCTGGAAGATGGGGACGACGACAACCAGGGCATACTGGAACAGCATCTCAAAGAGGCTTTTTCGAATATCAAGAAATTTCTTCAGCACATCAACCTGCTCTACAAAAACCTGCGCCATCTCGAAACGGTGGTGGAGAAACGCTCCTTCGAAGCCGACGCCATCGCCGATCAGAGCGCCATGACAAACCTCCTTGAGGCGATGAAGAAAGATATCCGGACGATGACGTCGATCATCAAAAAAGATGCTTCCGAACTGAAGGAGATCTATACGGCCACCACGGATCTGGTTCAAGATGTCCAGGAACACGCCATTTACGACGATCGGTACGGCGTCTACAAGAAAAATTACCTCCTTAGAAAGATGGCGCAGGAGGAGAAGCTGATCAAAGAGTTCCACCACGAAAGCACCCTGATGCTCGTGCGGACGAACGAAGAGGTCGTTTCCCGACTCAAGAGCCCTAAAATACAGCAGCTGGTCCTTAGGACCGTCGCCCGGCTTCTTCTTAAAACCTCCCGACGCAGCGATACCATCGCCCACTACGAAGCGGGTGTTTTTGCGATTTTGATGAAGCACACCTCCCTCGAAAACGCCCGGCTCGCCGCAGATCGCCTCAAAGATCTGGTCAGCAACACCAACTTTTTCGTCGGAGACGAGGAGATCATGCTCGATGTCGATATCGGCATCGCCCGCATCGATCTTGACCGATCGACCGAACAGACGATCGTCTGCGCCCTCGAAGCGCTCGATATTGCAAAAAAAGTGGATGAGTCCTGCGGCATCTGTCCGCAGGATGTAGAAATCTAA